Within Oreochromis niloticus isolate F11D_XX linkage group LG2, O_niloticus_UMD_NMBU, whole genome shotgun sequence, the genomic segment CCACAGGTTAAGGTgtgtattttggattttctgtaAACCCAGTTTAAAGGCAGATGGTGCATTTTTAGTGGTCAACCCATAAGGAGAAGTGTGCAGTTCTCTTTGGGGTTAAAGGTTGTAAGTTGTGGTGTTAAGCTTCCTGTTTTAGTAAAAAAAGGTTCATTCTCTAAGGCTAAAGGTTGTTTATATGAAGTATTTTCTATTTATCACCAGAAATTATTCTACTTTaatatggggggaaaaaaaaaaaaaaaagtgagtcaTTCAAGGACAGCATTTCGCTTCTGTCTGCTCTTATCTGAAACTTTAGCTGCATGAAATGTCTTGTGATACAAAGATACtacaacatgttttaaaaacttttcttgGCGTCTCATTTCTTGTGTGGTATCGGACAGTGTCAAAATTTAGAGGATATCTTTGTTTATTGAATGATGGTTTATTAAACTGCATGCAGTCATTGACGTAATGTTGTGATAAAATCCTACATATTCACACTTTGTGATTTAACAAACTTATGGTTAAGTGCTATAAACCTCTGCTACCACTTCCCCTCTGCTGCAGTTTACcagtgaaacttttttttttttcttcttcttcttcttctttttaaattctATGCCACGCATAGAATTTATATTACTTGGCCAcccaaatatatttattttaatcaaaaaatacattttatttattttttttaaatctgttttcctCAACtgatctctctcttttttatttttattattattattttttttttaaagtttgctcCCTCCTCCTGGTTACACAGTTCTCTACCTGCAGGCTGACCAGTCGCTGCTACTGGTTTTCTAAACATTGTCTCATTCAATTGACCCCATAGGATGTGACTGACAAGGACAATGAATCAACTGCTCTGTCTTGTATTTGTCACAAAGTTCTAGGGAATGTGAATGATTGCAGAGGAACACCttatttttattcaatttttttgtgtgtgtgtgtgtgtgtgtgtgtgtgtgtgtatagactCCTTGTCTATTGATGCTGATGAAATGTGGGAAATATTGCTCATAGTTGTGAcgtgggggaaaaaatgaatgaaacgGACATGACAAGAAGAGACTTATAAAATTCTAGTGTATTCTCTGGTTGAGGTTCAGTTGGAGGCGTGTCTTTACGCTAACTGTTGTAATTTCATCACTGAAGCCGAATCATGAAGCGAACTCTTGTGAAATCCCTTAGCTGTCTAAGAGACCTCTGTATTAGTTACCAAACAAGATCTGAGGATAACCACCTCCCCATTCAAATCATGCATCAGCTGGATCTCGCTGTACTCTGTTTGGagagtgtgtttttgttatACACCCTCTCCCACTGCTGTAGCCTGTTTTAGGgctgtatgcatgtgtgtaacGCCCCCTTCTCTCCCCTTGGGGCTGTGTAGTGTGTATGGAGCAGTGTGAGAGCGCAGCGGCTCTGCTGGAGTCGGTCAGGGAGCAGGAGGTGCAGTTTGAACAGCTGACCAGGGcgctggaggaggagaggaggagagtggGCCTCCCCGCCACTAGCCCCTCAACCTTGGGTCGTCCCCTCCCTCACACACAGGTAACTCCCCAAAGAACCCAAATATTCCCATCTTGAGTCATTTCAACACCTCTACATCTTTGTATGGATCATTATTCCCTCCATCCAACCCTTGGAGTGAGTTCATGCATCGTTTGTCTCTTgacattcatccatccatcactcATCCCCTATCTCCTCGGTCCCACCTCCTCTCAGCCAGTGCTCTGCAAGCGCGTTTCTGTGCATCATTGTCGTACCTTTTTTTTTAGATCTTTCTTTACGGACTCTGATAACATATGTCTGACTTGTTAAccctcatctgcaaacttaTTGTTACATGCCTTCAAAACCTATCAGCATGTCTACAGTGTCACTCACCGGACGCACTCTGACTcacattcatttttcattctcCCCTGCTGTGGaatttcagttattttcttATCCCTTCACAGCATTGTGCATGTGTTGCATAGTCCTCTAAACAAGTTTTCTTCCccaagtttttattttgtttttaagatcACGAATTCTTTACTTTTATGATCACGTCGCATCctcagtgtttatttgttttaaactaTACTAGATGAATGGATGTTCAAAGGTCAGTATTCATTTCTGCTATATGCATCGGTCTTAACTGCCTGTGTGTTGGTGCTGCATGTTGTGTCTATTAGACTTGCAAATTTGTGTGTTATACGTTAGAAATTCTTGTGGCTACTCCACAGAGCTGCCAGGTTTGGCAGGAAGCTGACAGGTTGGCTTAGGATGGCTTTTCAGAATGACAGTGGATAAATTTTGGCCATTAACTGACACGTTTTAGCTTTGATGCTGTCAATATGTCATTGTATCTGACAACTGAGAGCACTTATGGAGGTAGGATTGCTAAATGgcatatttattttgttaattttatttaaagcttTTTAGAGGTTTAGCTGTCACTCccacttgttttgttttccagacTAATAATTTATGTGGTCCCACTGTTATCTTGTGCCATTTTTCTTTACCATAGCGCTTAACTATCACAGTAGCAAGTTTGAGCAGTTAGAAAATAATGGacctgcttttgtttgtttgatcaAGTCGCACTTTTACAGTAGAAGAGAAAAATGTTGGCACACTCTTGTAAGCAGTTCTTAAatgttttccttcctttttcagGGCGTGGTGACATCGATTAGATCTCATGTTTGGTCTTATGAAAATCCTTGAAAGCATGAAGGCTACAAAAACTTTATGATAGCTGTCAGTGCGATATGATAAAGGCACACAGTATCTGTTCTGCCATTATGGGTTCAAATGCATACCAGAGTTGTTTGTAAATCAGATGGTATTAAAGGAAGGACCAGCTCTAGAGGAAGTTTGTGCTTCCTTTACGGTGTATGTACAGTCTGCACTTCCAATCTTCACATTGCTTCCTTGTGGGCACACAATAAAATGCAGTAGCATTGCAACAAAGTGGAAGAAATTGTTAAAGgtctttaaatatttttctggTCAGCAGTATCAGTAATACTGAAACTGAGTGTTGAAACGCTAAACAGCTGCTGAGAAACGCTTCCAAAATAGCTCAGTTGTGCTGCGCTTTTGCCACTAACCGAAGTAGTTGCATTGCTAGAGTGTTAGTCTGGTTTAGAAAGAAAGCGTCCCAAGTCGTACACTGTGACAGCCTTTGATTATATAAGAGTTTAGTGCAGGAGGAAATGAGGTGTGAGGATGACTGGCTGCATTCCAAAATGTCCTCCTCCGTGTCTGGCAGTGATTCACAGACCATAAACATGCAGGGACGGTTTGGTCAGCACTGAATGTGCTTCAGCAGCAGTAATATCATCTGAGTGGTTAAAAGTAGACAGCACCGACTACTGGGAACTGTGCCTTTACCCTCAATCTTgtatattgtttcagtgaaatggtatatttaattttttttccctgtgtatTTCAGTGtcatgtttttctctttcatcCCAGAACGGGCGTTTAGGGGATGCAGACATAGAACGACTGAAGCTGACAGACACGTATATAAACGGCACACAGGTATGTGATTGTAAAAAGTTAAGCACATAGATGAAAGAACATTATTTTTATATGCTTAAATATTTACATGTGTGGTGTCTTTGCTACAGTACAGGATGGTGGACCCCGCACATGGCGCTCTAGATGAGAGCTACACACCAGAGGATGAATCTCAGGAAGTGCATTCAGTCTTTTCCGAAGAAGGAACCACACGGCGGATGGACAATGGGGTATGTTAATCTAGCGCATGCTTTAGTTTCACCGATGATATCAGacattattaaattttaattttgcCATGAACACTTTAAAACACTGGACTGATCTCACTATGCCACAGATGAAGAAACCGATATCGCGCACAGTCCTGCCTACTGCGTCATTGTCCATCGATGGGGGCTTGTCAGTGCCTGGTATGGGCGTCTACAGCGCCACATTGGACCGTCCTTACAGGCAGCCTGGTGGAATGGACTACCCCACTGCTACAGTACCCAGAAACTACCACTATGGCCCTGTGGGTGGTTACGATGACTATCGCGGAGGTCCGCCATCAGAGGCCTACGCTAGTCTGAGCAGGGGTTCACACATGGATGATCGCTACAGGTGATTGATGTTTCTGGACAGTGTCTTGACGTTTGATGGTGACTGCTTTGCCCTACATTCAAACATGCACGTCTTTACAAGCCACAGTGTAACGGAAGTTTCCATCGCTGCATACAGGGGAATAACTTCCTCTTTTGCCTCATTAATTATTTAACTCTTTAGCCCTTGTTAATACTAATAGACACTCAATAATTCAAAACTAAATAtaattccattttttttcctttattttaagCATGCTTTTTGTAGTGCATGTTCTAAATAATCATTCAGTCATGTGTGAAACTGACATGAGCAGAATTTATAGTTGACAGGCCTTGAACTATAAACATCTGTTCCCCATTTGTTCTCAGACTATGAAGTGTCAGACTGAAGTCGAGATGTGACATCAGATAACACGTGTCGATCTGTTCCACATTAGCAGCACCTATCCTGCTATCAATCTAACACTGTCTTTTCATCTTTACTCAGGCCAATGGATGGCTACAGGACTCTGGACTCTGGCTACCGGGCTCCGAGCCGCCAGCAGCTCGACCCGTACGCAGCACAGCCCCAGGTGGGTCGGGCAATGAGGGCCATGGGCTCTGCGATGGAGATGCGGTATGGGCACGGTCACTATGGTTTGGAGGATGATCAGCGTAGCATGGGATATGATGAATATGGAATGGGGCCTCCACCCATGCACCCTGGAGGCTATGGTACCATGCCACGCCTGGGACCGGGACCTGGGGGAATCGATAGACGAAGACTGAGGTAAAATAAAAACGTACTGTTCTGCACTAAGTCATTCCACAatattacatattttatttgataaatAAACACTTTTGATAAATGCTTCCATCGCCTTTTACAGGAGCTGCGAGGACACTTTGGACAGTGACATGGGCAGCGTTGAGCCATACGCCTGGGCCGTCCCGATGACGATGGAGAGAGGAAGCATGGCTTCTCTGGACAGCACATTGAGAAAACCTCCTAGTTCGTGGAGACAGCCAGAGCTCCCGGAGGTTATCGCCATGTTGAATTACCGCCTGGACCCTGTCAAGACCAATGCTGCTGCCTTCCTCCAGCACCTCACATTCAAAAACGACAAGGTAAAGCAAACTCTGCAGTTGTGTTTCTGGtagttctctctttctttgtatGCTGAGTTGTAGTGTTTCTTCtgctaatttcttttttttttaaaggaagtaTCTAATTATGTTTGTAGGTTAAATCAGAGGTGCGCCGCCTGAAGGGCATCCCAGCTTTGGTATCGATGCTGGACCATCCTAGTAAGGATGTGCACCACTCAGCCTGCGGGGCTCTGAAGAATATTTCATATGGACGAGACCAAGACAACAAGATCGCCATCAAGAACTGCGATGGCGTACCTGCTCTGGTCCGATTACTGAGGAAAACACACAACCAGGATCTCACAGACACTATCACAGGTATCACTGTTATTTAAAATacttgtgctttttgttttttaatatatgcaCCTCTTAAATGTTACTACTATTTGGAGGTTTTGTGTGGTGGTTATATTTAAAGGCTCAACTGTCTCTTTATTTTAGTGATTCTAATATTCATTCTATATTATCCCAGGCACCTTGTGGAACCTTTCATCCCACGATTCAGTTAAGATGGAGATTGTGGACCACGCCCTGCATGCTCTAGTTGACGAGGTGATCGTTCCACACTCAGGCTGGGAGAGAGGGAACAgcggaggaggagaagaaagctGCAAACCACGCCATATGGAGTGGCAGACCgccttgaccaacactgctggcTGCCTTAGGTATGCAAGAGATCAATGGATGAAAAGCAGAGGAAGTTGAAGAAGGAGAAAAGGAAGCTTATTTTAAGGAGAAAACATGCAATTATGTGCTTAACCTCTCTTCCTTTACTGCAGGAATGTGAGTTCAGAACGCAGCGAGGCCAGACGAAAGCTGAGGGAATGCACGGGGCTGGTGGATTCACTTATGTACATGGTCCAGTCACAGATCAACTGCAAAGATGTGGACAATAAGGTTAAAAATTCACTTAAAACTGTCTCTTTTTTTCGCAAGACAGTTGTgcgattttaaaaaaataaaataaaaataaaacttggaGTTTGAGCCTCTTGTCCCCATTCACCCCTTCTTCCTATAGCTGGTGGAGAACTGCGTCTGCCTCCTGAGGAATCTGTCCTATCAGGTTCACCGTGAAATCCCCGGCTGTGAACAATACGCAGAGGCCATACCTGTCAACCAGGGCCCGGCTCCAGCCAGCAAGGGCGGCTGCTTTGGCTCTAGAAAAGGCAAAGGTTGGTGTTTTACAGCTACTCCATTGTGTCAGATTTGTGCTTGAGTGAGTGGCAGTTACTGGTGGGGTTGAGCTTTTTGGTGGCAGAAGACCCTTTCCCTGTTTTTCACACTCTACCACTGTTTCCCCCCTTTCCTTTTCTCCCTCCTTATTTCTTCCCACCCTATTTcacttcttcctctttctgtgCTCTGTTTAGATGAGTGGTTTTCCAAAGGTAAGAGTTTGCGTTTGGTGTTCTCACGAACCTGCGAAGCTGTCCATCCCTCTCATCACATTATTTTACTAATGCATATTGAAACACCTGGAGAAATAACGTTGAATTTACACGCATTCCACAGGCATGATCACACATAGCATTGCATGCTGATGATGCTTGTTCTACTGGTTGCATGTTGGACCAGATAGCAGTAGAAGACTGAGAATATGAAAACGGTTATACCCCCCCCTCCCAACATCACTTATTTTGTCTTatctgctgttttttcttttttcttatttttttttttctgcaggaaAGAAGGATGTAGATGATGGAAGTGCAGATATGGTTGATATTCCAAAGAGAGCGACACCTGCCAGAGGTACTGTTTGTCTCCTTCAGATGATTTATATTTGATCAGGGAGCTTGTGTTCATAACAAAGCACACAAATCCTCTTGTGTATTAAGAAGTAGTCTCTATCATCTCAGTTGGTGGACATCAGCTTTGATATACTGTAGGTGTTATCTACACCCAGCACAAACTAaaactcctctctctctctgccaaCTTTAGGTTATGAGCTTTTGTTCCAGCCTGAAGTGGTTCGTGTTTACACGTCACTGCTCAAAGAGACCCAGAACCCATCGGTGCTCGAGGCTGCTGCCGGCGCCATCCAGAACCTGTGTGCTGGCCGGTGGACTGTTAGTATCATTTCTTATCAGTGATTCAGAGCTGGCTCTCTGCTATAAAAGGCTAATGTTTAATTTTGAACTTTAAAAGTGCATGAACCCTGAATAGTtgggtctttttgtttttatgttattaGATGAAAAGTGAAGTTGATCTACtctttgtgcttttcatgcaGTATGGTCGGTATATCAGGGCCAAGGTGCGTCATGAGCAGGGACTCCCCATGATGGCAGAACTGCTGGCTCATGGCAATGACCGTGTGGTTCGTGCAATGTCTGGAGCTTTGAGGAATCTTGCCATTGACAACCGTAACTGTGAACTGCTAGGTAAGATTGTTTCTTCTTAGCTGTTATCTATTATTTTAGCATCTGTGTCATTTTTCTAAACATTCATTGCACTTGGGTTAAGCGTAAGAGTTTCTCTTGCAGGTTTGCATGCAGTGCCTCATCTTGTGGCCAACCTGCCTGGAGCTCAGAATCAGTCTGGGCGTAATCTATCCGAGGAGACGGTTGTGTCTGTACTGAGCACGCTCACTGAGGTGCTAGGCAACAGATTGGAGCCAGCAAAGGTCCTTCGAGAGAAACGAGGCATCGAGAGCCTGGTGCTAATCAACAAAGATGGGTGAGTGTTTTCTGAGTGTAGAAAAGGTGCTTTGCTTATGTTTTTTGTCCTATAAAAGTAGCTGTTTTCTAACCGGTGtaagccgtgtgtgtgtgttatataaCAGAAAACGCATCAGAGATGATAACAGCTCCAACCCTTATCTCTGGTTATCTTGCAGCAAGCGCTCTGATCGCGAAGTGCGGGGGGCGAGCCAGGTCCTGCAGCTCGTCTGGGCTCACAAGGAACTGCGCCGACCTCTTGAGAAAGACGGCTGGAAGAAGACTGACTTCATGGTTAACATTAACCCAGGCACCACTACCACTAACGGCCCGAGCACTCGAGCTAACGGCACCTATGAAGACAGCACTACACCCCTCCTGGACAGAGGTGAGCAGAGAAAGTATTTACATCAAATTTGGCAGAAGGGTTATTTATGAAGTTTTACAGCTTGGCTCAtgaattgtttttctttgtgtcagGGGAAAAGAGGGACATGATTCCCCTGAATGACATTGGCCCTGGTTAGTAGAtttcttttacatttcttttggggttttttgttttttccctcaaGAATAAATCTTTAGTAAATTTTAACCTGTTTTCATCTTCCTTCAGAGGCCTACTCTACACTGGACCAGAAAGAAAGGAGACACACTCTGGATGAGACCACAGACACTTTACCGGTACTTCAAGTCACTGTTAACATGTTGGATTGCTGGCTTAATGACACTAATCCCTAACCTCCTGCACAGCTCTGAATATTTCCTGATTGTAACCTTTTAAAACCTCACGATTACTGACACATATTTTTTCACACTCACTTCCTGTccaccttctttctttctctgtctttcttgGCTCCTCTCTCAGCGAGGGGTGTATGGGGGCAGAAAGGGCTCCCTGCCTCTATTGGACTCCTACGATGGTTAGCCCTCCCCCATCCCCTCTACCCCCCTCTGCATGTAACAGCATGGTATGTCCAACTGACCTCTATTCCTGCATGACCTTTATGAACTCCTTTTTGTCTCTAATAACTGAAAACCTCAGTGAAACCTGGTCCAAGTCTGATTGTGAACTAAAACAGGCAGAGGTATCGTTGTACTGATGCTTAAATAGGAGATACCCTGATGTGTTGTGTATTCATGCTGGTATAGTATGCTGCTAGGTGCTCCTTGTGCATTGTCCTCTGTCATTGTAAATCCGAACCCCAGGTTGATCAATAAATAATAACGTTTAGATCCTCAGAATAATAACTGTTTATGCATTAGTGTTGTCACAATACCCCAGTTTTAAAAGTTACTCAGTCCTTTTAATGCAAAACCAAAGTTCGGCTTCAGTTTTCTACCCGTTTGCTGTACATGATCTCAGGGGACTGGGTACAAATGGCATGAAACTTCGGGCCCTTTTGTGCCTTATGTGTGCATTTATGGTGTTAAATGCCATGCAAAAAAGTTACTGGTCACATTTGTTGTTCGTAGCAAAAAATGGCGCATGAAAATCAAAACGATTCTGATGAAATTGAGGATTCCCAAAGCAGTTTTGCTGTGACAGCTACTCTAATCATTGTCCCCTCAAAGTCCTTTACAATCAGCTGCTGGATTGGATTTAAGAATGTCGGGAAGTGTTAATGCTTTTGTCATGTTGTGAAATATTTGTCTGGTTTTCCGGAGAGCCATTCCACCGTTGTGGGTTGTtatttgtgtgtgagagcaCACTCTTGTGGTTGTGTCGGCTACTACAATAACAGATACCCCAGAATGGAAATGGGTTTCATTGATTTCTTTGAGTTTGTGAGGAAAGTAGTGGCAAGAAGTGTTATTTCTTAACAGCTTTGTTGGGGTTACTTTGTAAAATGTTTCTGACTGCATGTCCAGAATGGTGagggtttttaaataaacatgtttgacaGTTAAGACGCGTAACAAATCAATCAGAGCAGCCCAGTCTCTCGTTTAGAGTCGTTAATGAATGATTGACTTCAGTACAGACCTCAGTTTATTATGGAATAATTTTATGTGGAGGGCAGCAGGCCAAGAATTAGAATCTAATTTACTAAACTAAAACAGTAATGTGATTATAGTAGCCTCCTGATGAAAGGTCGGTTACTGTGACAACACTAGTGTGTAGCGTGCCATACTTATACCACACAAGTCTTTGTGTTGCCTCCTTGTTTGATGTCTAAATCAGCCGCATCTTTTGtacttatgtttttttaatcattgtgttttcctctcttcctccagAAAAACTGATAGTTTGCATCACCCAGACTGGGCCGTCCCTGCCCTACCACTGCTACTGAGGAGAGAAGATCCAGactctccctctcctctcacCCCTTCCTTTCCCCATTTCTCTCTCTTATCACCACACAGATGGGATCAAAACATGGGGGCGGGGGGGTTGGCATCCAAAGAAAGTGGTTGTGTTGCAGGCAAAGACTTtcaagcaacacacacacagacacacacagacacacacacacacacacgtgcaaatTCAGTTGTAGCAGCAGAAATGTATTCCGTTTATAACTTATAATTATTCTGTAAAGGCAATCACCTTTGTTGACAATCATTTGATTCTGGTGTTGTCCTCCggcttgctttttcttttttttcttttttctcatgctgttaactttttttattttttcctcctcGCAATTTTATTGCCATGTTACAGCCACCTGACATTGGCCCTGATAAGTTTGTATTTAGACATTTAAGTAgggtatatactgtatataaaaagaaaaagggggggTGACTGCAGTAGTTTTGGCTCATTAATTTAAGTCATCCCTGTACTGGGATCATTGGGAGGTTGGGACACACCGACAGCCCGCCCTGTAGATTGAGAATGTTTATATAGGAGTTATTTTCCTGTCTAGAGTTATTTTCTCTCAGTTGGGATGACAAGAAGGGGCaggtgtgtgtatatttatCATACAGTAAACCTGTGGGCGTGTGTGCACGTGGAAAATGAATATGGACCTTTTGAATGATTGTGTGTTGATCCAGATGACACCACATGTTTATTCCATCAGTcatgctgtcttttttttttttcttcttcttcttttttttttttggcttctcTTCCTGTGAggaagctgtttttgttttgttccctTTTGTCCCTCCACACATGGAACATTTAGGAGAATTTCAGCTgctttattttggattttcctGTTTGGGTTTAGCCAACTAAACCAGCCAACACGTCAGACCTGGTACTGAGATGAGAAGCTGTGAACAAACACTACTAAGCCACTAAAATATTTC encodes:
- the LOC100691354 gene encoding catenin delta-1 isoform X5, translated to MVDPAHGALDESYTPEDESQEVHSVFSEEGTTRRMDNGMKKPISRTVLPTASLSIDGGLSVPGMGVYSATLDRPYRQPGGMDYPTATVPRNYHYGPVGGYDDYRGGPPSEAYASLSRGSHMDDRYRPMDGYRTLDSGYRAPSRQQLDPYAAQPQVGRAMRAMGSAMEMRYGHGHYGLEDDQRSMGYDEYGMGPPPMHPGGYGTMPRLGPGPGGIDRRRLRSCEDTLDSDMGSVEPYAWAVPMTMERGSMASLDSTLRKPPSSWRQPELPEVIAMLNYRLDPVKTNAAAFLQHLTFKNDKVKSEVRRLKGIPALVSMLDHPSKDVHHSACGALKNISYGRDQDNKIAIKNCDGVPALVRLLRKTHNQDLTDTITGTLWNLSSHDSVKMEIVDHALHALVDEVIVPHSGWERGNSGGGEESCKPRHMEWQTALTNTAGCLRNVSSERSEARRKLRECTGLVDSLMYMVQSQINCKDVDNKLVENCVCLLRNLSYQVHREIPGCEQYAEAIPVNQGPAPASKGGCFGSRKGKDEWFSKGKKDVDDGSADMVDIPKRATPARGYELLFQPEVVRVYTSLLKETQNPSVLEAAAGAIQNLCAGRWTYGRYIRAKVRHEQGLPMMAELLAHGNDRVVRAMSGALRNLAIDNRNCELLGLHAVPHLVANLPGAQNQSGRNLSEETVVSVLSTLTEVLGNRLEPAKVLREKRGIESLVLINKDGKRSDREVRGASQVLQLVWAHKELRRPLEKDGWKKTDFMVNINPGTTTTNGPSTRANGTYEDSTTPLLDRGEKRDMIPLNDIGPEAYSTLDQKERRHTLDETTDTLPRGVYGGRKGSLPLLDSYDEKLIVCITQTGPSLPYHCY